From the genome of Streptomyces sp. NBC_01260, one region includes:
- a CDS encoding FKBP-type peptidyl-prolyl cis-trans isomerase: MRRLAGLLVVPLLLLSAACGSDDKGSDSASASASASAPSKDGFPAITAGAKFGEKPTLAKGTGTPPKELKTNVVSEGDGAKLKNGDAIQVNYLGQAWDSTKPFDNSFDRKQPFDLTLGAGMVIQGWDKGLVGQKVGSRVQLVIPPDLGYGAQGQGDIKPNATLVFVVDILKAKQIPASAKGTEVAQDNVDLPKVGTNTDGKAPTVKIPSKSAPPKKLVSNYVLESKGEVVKGSDSVVVNYVGLLWKDGKTFDSTYATGKTQTFPLAQVTLKGLKNGLIGKKIGSRVLLVVPPDQAFGSKAQQSIPANSTLVFAVDILAKM; this comes from the coding sequence GTGCGCCGACTTGCCGGCCTTCTAGTCGTCCCCCTGCTGCTGTTGTCAGCGGCCTGCGGCAGCGACGACAAGGGCTCCGACTCCGCTTCCGCCTCCGCTTCCGCGTCCGCCCCCTCCAAGGACGGATTCCCCGCAATCACCGCGGGCGCGAAGTTCGGCGAGAAGCCCACCCTGGCCAAGGGCACGGGAACGCCGCCCAAGGAGCTGAAGACCAACGTTGTCAGTGAGGGTGACGGCGCGAAGCTCAAGAACGGCGACGCGATCCAGGTCAACTACCTCGGGCAGGCCTGGGACTCCACCAAGCCGTTCGACAACAGCTTCGACCGCAAGCAGCCGTTCGACCTGACGCTCGGCGCCGGCATGGTCATCCAGGGCTGGGACAAGGGCCTGGTCGGCCAGAAGGTCGGCAGCAGGGTCCAGCTGGTCATCCCGCCGGACCTCGGTTACGGCGCGCAGGGCCAGGGCGACATCAAGCCGAACGCCACCCTCGTCTTCGTCGTCGACATCCTGAAGGCGAAGCAGATCCCGGCGTCCGCCAAGGGCACCGAGGTCGCCCAGGACAACGTCGACCTGCCGAAGGTGGGCACGAACACGGACGGCAAGGCGCCGACCGTCAAGATCCCCAGCAAGTCCGCTCCGCCCAAGAAGCTGGTCTCCAACTACGTCCTGGAGTCCAAGGGCGAGGTCGTCAAGGGGAGCGACAGTGTCGTCGTGAACTACGTGGGTCTGCTGTGGAAGGACGGCAAGACGTTCGACAGCACCTACGCGACGGGCAAGACGCAGACCTTCCCGCTGGCCCAGGTCACCCTCAAGGGACTCAAGAACGGCCTGATCGGGAAGAAGATCGGCAGCCGTGTACTGCTCGTCGTCCCGCCGGACCAGGCCTTCGGCAGCAAGGCGCAGCAGTCCATCCCGGCGAACTCGACGCTCGTCTTCGCCGTGGACATCCTGGCGAAGATGTAA
- a CDS encoding FKBP-type peptidyl-prolyl cis-trans isomerase, giving the protein MSIEKPEIDFPGGEPPADLEIKEIWEGDGAVAQAGQTVSVHYVGVAFSTGEEFDASWNRGTPLKFQLGAGQVIAGWDKGVQGMKVGGRRQLTIPSHLAYGDRGAGGAIAPGETLIFVCDLVAV; this is encoded by the coding sequence GTGAGCATCGAGAAGCCCGAGATCGACTTCCCGGGTGGCGAGCCGCCGGCCGACCTGGAGATCAAGGAAATCTGGGAAGGCGACGGCGCGGTCGCCCAGGCCGGCCAGACCGTCTCCGTCCACTACGTGGGCGTGGCCTTCTCCACCGGTGAGGAGTTCGACGCCTCCTGGAACCGCGGTACTCCGCTCAAGTTCCAGCTCGGTGCCGGACAGGTCATCGCGGGCTGGGACAAGGGCGTGCAGGGCATGAAGGTCGGCGGCCGCCGCCAGCTGACCATCCCCTCGCACCTCGCGTACGGTGACCGCGGCGCCGGCGGCGCCATCGCCCCGGGCGAGACGCTGATCTTCGTCTGCGACCTGGTCGCCGTCTGA
- a CDS encoding helix-turn-helix transcriptional regulator: protein MAIAKAERLMNLALCLLGTRRPLSKRELRGSIEAYLEAGSDDAFNRMFERDKDDLRELGLVIETVENLDGDTGYLARRDSNRLPPITLDAEEAAALGLAAKVWQQARLAGAASGALQKLRAAGMPEAEDAYEVHSALEPRIPVHEAAFEPLMLACRDRRPVTFDYRKANAARPEQRQVEPWTLECWRGHWYLAGWDRGRGAERVFRLSRIAGKVRSRAGAFTAEVPDVVTVRETVESWAGETATRTALIRLRADSGYPLRARAISVRELGNGWEELEIPYGHGLDAWLVEFGPDVVVQEPADLRADVVDRLRAVAKD from the coding sequence ATGGCGATTGCCAAGGCCGAGCGGCTGATGAACCTGGCGCTGTGTCTGCTGGGGACCCGGCGCCCGCTCAGCAAGCGCGAACTGCGCGGTTCCATCGAGGCCTACCTGGAGGCGGGTTCCGACGACGCCTTCAACCGGATGTTCGAGCGCGACAAGGACGATCTGCGCGAGCTCGGCCTGGTCATCGAGACCGTGGAGAACCTGGACGGCGACACCGGCTATCTCGCCCGTCGCGACAGCAACCGGCTGCCCCCGATCACGCTGGACGCCGAGGAGGCCGCCGCGCTCGGGCTGGCCGCCAAGGTCTGGCAGCAGGCCCGGCTGGCCGGCGCGGCCAGCGGCGCCCTGCAGAAGCTGCGGGCGGCGGGGATGCCGGAGGCCGAGGACGCGTACGAGGTGCACAGCGCCCTCGAACCCCGTATCCCCGTCCACGAGGCCGCGTTCGAACCGCTGATGCTGGCCTGCCGGGACCGCAGGCCGGTGACCTTCGACTACCGCAAGGCCAATGCCGCCCGCCCCGAGCAGCGCCAGGTCGAGCCGTGGACGCTGGAGTGCTGGCGCGGTCACTGGTATCTGGCCGGCTGGGACCGGGGCCGGGGCGCGGAGCGGGTCTTCCGGCTGTCCCGGATCGCCGGCAAGGTGCGCTCCAGGGCCGGCGCGTTCACCGCCGAGGTGCCCGACGTCGTCACCGTCCGCGAGACCGTCGAGAGCTGGGCGGGGGAGACGGCGACCCGCACCGCACTGATCAGGCTGCGGGCCGATTCCGGCTATCCGCTCCGGGCCCGGGCGATATCGGTCCGGGAACTCGGGAACGGGTGGGAGGAGTTGGAGATTCCGTACGGACACGGTCTGGACGCCTGGCTCGTCGAGTTCGGCCCGGACGTGGTCGTACAGGAACCTGCGGATCTGCGGGCCGATGTGGTGGACCGGCTGCGCGCCGTGGCCAAGGACTGA
- a CDS encoding helix-turn-helix transcriptional regulator codes for MATNAIDQTRRMLSLVTYLRERPGAHVQDVARAFGITEDELISDLDVLPMCGTSFRGGDLLDIDTDGDRIWWHNPDDVAEPLRLAADEATALLVAARAVATLPGLRESDRQALLRATAKLEAAAGEVGAASSRLSVTFESEGGVFADVDRAISERRRLWLRYYSPARDELTEREVDPIRLFAVGHTYMEAWCRSSEDRRTFRLDRVAEIRLLDEPAAPPELELRDLSEGLVQPAAEDPEVVVEVGPGGRWVAEYYPHDSAHELPDGGLRITLRTPDPASLRRLGLRLGREGRIVSPPELAQSAQRAARAALTAYDGPA; via the coding sequence ATGGCCACGAACGCCATCGACCAGACCCGCCGGATGCTCTCCCTGGTGACCTATCTGCGCGAGCGCCCCGGCGCCCACGTCCAGGACGTCGCGCGGGCCTTCGGGATCACCGAGGACGAGCTCATCTCGGACCTCGACGTGCTGCCCATGTGCGGGACCAGCTTCCGCGGCGGCGATCTCCTGGACATCGACACCGACGGGGACCGGATCTGGTGGCACAACCCGGACGATGTCGCGGAGCCGCTCCGGCTCGCCGCCGACGAGGCGACGGCCCTGCTGGTCGCCGCCCGAGCCGTCGCGACGCTGCCCGGACTGCGCGAGAGCGACCGGCAGGCGCTGCTGCGTGCCACCGCCAAGCTGGAGGCCGCGGCCGGTGAGGTGGGGGCGGCGAGCTCCCGGCTCTCGGTCACCTTCGAGTCCGAGGGCGGCGTCTTCGCCGATGTGGACCGGGCGATCTCCGAGCGGCGCCGGCTCTGGCTGCGCTACTACTCGCCCGCGCGCGACGAGCTCACCGAGCGCGAGGTGGACCCGATCCGGCTCTTCGCGGTGGGGCACACCTATATGGAGGCCTGGTGCCGGTCCTCCGAGGACCGGCGTACGTTCCGCCTCGACCGGGTCGCCGAGATCCGGCTGCTCGACGAGCCGGCCGCGCCGCCCGAGCTGGAGCTGCGGGATCTGTCGGAGGGCCTGGTCCAGCCCGCCGCCGAGGACCCGGAGGTCGTGGTCGAGGTCGGTCCCGGCGGGCGCTGGGTCGCCGAGTACTACCCGCACGACAGCGCCCACGAGCTGCCCGACGGCGGTCTGCGGATCACCCTGCGCACGCCCGACCCCGCCTCGCTGCGCCGCCTCGGGCTCCGGCTCGGCCGGGAGGGGCGCATCGTCTCGCCGCCAGAGCTGGCACAGAGCGCGCAGCGGGCCGCCCGAGCGGCACTCACCGCGTACGACGGCCCGGCCTGA
- the tatA gene encoding Sec-independent protein translocase subunit TatA — translation MMGNLKPLEIVLIIAVVLLLFGAKKLPDMARSLGKSARILKSEAKAMRKDDEPAAAATTEAAADQTAQQPAAARTIQAAPGDVTSSRPVSDAKPTTQS, via the coding sequence ATCATGGGCAATCTGAAGCCTCTCGAGATCGTTCTGATCATCGCTGTCGTTCTCCTGTTGTTCGGTGCCAAGAAGCTTCCTGACATGGCCCGTTCGCTGGGCAAGTCGGCCCGCATCCTCAAGAGCGAGGCCAAGGCGATGCGGAAGGACGACGAGCCGGCGGCGGCGGCCACGACGGAAGCGGCCGCCGACCAGACGGCCCAGCAGCCCGCGGCTGCGCGCACCATTCAGGCCGCTCCCGGTGATGTCACGAGCTCCCGCCCCGTGAGTGACGCGAAGCCCACCACCCAGAGCTGA
- the tatC gene encoding twin-arginine translocase subunit TatC has translation MLKSARKQEKDGEGRMPLADHLRELRNRLLIAVLAVIVITSVTAFFYKDLIDFLIRPILESVGCTNGRKVQENGHPCAEMTVNGLVAPFSIALKVSLMAGVVLSTPVWLYQLWAFLAPGLHKHEKKYALSFVGAGVPLFLVGGALAYKLMPQTAAVLLEFTPDNAKNLLPVDDYLNIVTRMVIVFGLAFELPLLLVLLNFTGVLTAKRLAGWWRGMVMGITIFSAVATPTGDPLTMITLAAPIVLLYFLALGICIVNDRRRRRNNPDAELDDDEASELDLTPDDIGDMENVSASRPSLPEQADGERDGGRSPRSNGYDDIT, from the coding sequence TTGCTCAAGTCTGCCCGCAAGCAGGAGAAGGACGGCGAGGGGCGGATGCCTCTCGCTGATCACCTGCGTGAGTTGCGTAACCGACTGCTGATCGCGGTCCTGGCGGTCATCGTCATCACATCGGTCACGGCCTTTTTCTACAAGGACCTGATCGACTTCCTGATCCGCCCCATCCTGGAGTCGGTCGGCTGCACCAACGGCAGGAAGGTCCAGGAGAACGGCCACCCGTGCGCCGAGATGACGGTGAACGGTCTGGTCGCTCCGTTCTCCATCGCCCTCAAGGTCTCCCTCATGGCGGGCGTGGTGCTCTCCACTCCCGTCTGGCTCTACCAGCTCTGGGCGTTCCTCGCCCCGGGTCTGCACAAGCACGAGAAGAAGTACGCACTGAGCTTCGTCGGCGCGGGTGTGCCGCTGTTCCTCGTGGGTGGCGCGCTCGCCTACAAGCTGATGCCGCAGACGGCCGCGGTCCTGCTCGAATTCACCCCCGACAACGCGAAGAACCTGCTGCCCGTCGACGACTACCTCAACATCGTCACGCGCATGGTGATCGTCTTCGGTCTCGCCTTCGAGCTGCCGCTCCTGCTCGTCCTGCTGAACTTCACCGGAGTGCTCACGGCCAAGCGGCTCGCGGGCTGGTGGCGCGGCATGGTCATGGGCATCACGATCTTCTCCGCGGTCGCCACGCCCACCGGGGACCCGCTGACGATGATCACGCTGGCAGCGCCGATCGTGCTGCTCTACTTCCTCGCGCTCGGCATCTGCATCGTCAACGACCGGCGCAGGCGTCGCAACAACCCCGACGCCGAGCTGGACGACGACGAGGCATCGGAGCTGGATCTCACCCCCGATGACATCGGCGACATGGAGAACGTGTCGGCGTCGCGGCCCTCCCTGCCCGAACAGGCGGACGGGGAACGGGACGGCGGACGATCGCCGCGGTCGAACGGTTACGACGACATCACCTGA
- a CDS encoding diacylglycerol kinase translates to MTSEITLFVNPTAGRGRGAHAAQPAASALRDAGFSVRTVLGEDADDALRRAREAVAGGTGALIAVGGDGMMSLALQAVAGTRTPLGVVAVGTGNDFARALGLPIRDPAAAGRLAAEALKGSAVREIDLGLVGDRWFGSVLASGFDSRVNDRGNRMRWVGGRFKYDLAILAELAAFRPIAYRMSLDGGPVREVAATLIAVGNGSTYGGGMRICADAVMDDGLFDVTVVGDCSRTTLLKVFPRVYKGTHLGHPVVTVHRVSSIELEAVGVTAYADGEPLGALPLTATCVRGAVRVLGAGSATVN, encoded by the coding sequence GTGACCAGCGAGATCACTCTCTTCGTCAATCCCACCGCAGGACGCGGCCGGGGCGCGCACGCCGCGCAGCCGGCCGCTTCCGCGTTGCGGGACGCCGGATTCTCCGTTCGTACGGTCCTCGGCGAGGATGCCGACGACGCGTTGCGGCGGGCGCGCGAGGCCGTGGCCGGGGGCACCGGAGCGCTGATAGCCGTCGGCGGCGACGGGATGATGTCCCTCGCCCTGCAGGCCGTCGCCGGGACCCGGACGCCGCTCGGCGTCGTGGCCGTCGGCACCGGGAACGACTTCGCCCGCGCCCTCGGACTGCCGATACGGGATCCGGCCGCGGCCGGCCGGCTGGCCGCCGAGGCGCTCAAGGGGAGCGCCGTCCGCGAGATCGACCTCGGCCTGGTCGGCGACCGGTGGTTCGGGTCCGTGCTCGCCTCCGGTTTCGACTCCCGGGTCAACGACCGCGGCAACCGGATGCGCTGGGTCGGCGGCCGGTTCAAGTACGACCTGGCGATCCTCGCCGAGCTCGCCGCGTTCAGGCCCATCGCCTACCGCATGAGTCTCGACGGCGGTCCGGTCCGGGAGGTCGCGGCGACGCTCATCGCCGTCGGCAACGGATCGACGTACGGCGGCGGGATGCGGATCTGCGCGGACGCCGTCATGGACGACGGCCTGTTCGACGTCACCGTCGTCGGCGACTGCAGCCGCACCACCCTGCTCAAGGTGTTCCCCAGGGTCTACAAGGGCACCCATCTCGGCCACCCCGTCGTCACCGTGCACCGGGTCTCCTCGATCGAGCTCGAAGCCGTCGGTGTCACCGCGTACGCGGACGGTGAACCGCTCGGCGCGCTGCCGCTGACCGCCACCTGCGTCCGGGGCGCCGTCAGGGTGCTCGGGGCGGGTTCTGCCACGGTGAATTAA
- a CDS encoding DEAD/DEAH box helicase, with protein sequence MTEDLSPAERYQASRIRAAEQATAFGPFREMYEFDLDPYQIEACGALEAGKGVLVAAPTGSGKTIVGEFAVHLALEQGRKCFYTTPIKALSNQKFADLVKRYGADKVGLLTGDNSVNADAPVVVMTTEVLRNMLYAGSQALVGLGYVVMDEVHYLSDRFRGAVWEEVIIHLPESVTLVSLSATVSNAEEFGDWLDTVRGDTAVIVSEHRPVPLWQHVLAGRRMYDLFEEESDHGGRGVGRREVNPDLVRLARMENQRGYNPRERRRGKMVREADRERERRQRSRIWTPSRPEVIDRLDAEGLLPAITFIFSRAGCEASVQQCLHAGLRLNDEDKRRLVREIVEARTASIPTEDLHVLGYYEWLEGLERGIAAHHAGMLPTFKEVVEELFVRGLVKAVFATETLALGINMPARSVVLEKLVKWNGEQHADITPGEYTQLTGRAGRRGIDVEGHAVVLWQRGMDPGALAGLAGTRTYPLRSSFRPSYNMAVNLVQQFGRHRSRELLETSFAQFQADRSVVGISRQVQKNEEGLEGYREGMTCHLGDFEEYARLRRDLKDRETELAKHGASQRRAAAAASLEKLKPGDVIHVPTGKFAGLALVLDPGLPAGRTNGHGHRGLEYHDGPRPLVLTAERQVKRLASIDFPVPVEALERMRVPKSFNPRSPQSRRDLASALRTKAGHIVPDRHRKERSVAADDREIARYRAELRAHPCHGCDEREDHARWAERYHRLQRDTQQLERRIEGRTNTIARTFDRIVALLTELDYLRGSEVTEHGRRLARLYGELDLLASECLRAGVWEGLNPAELAACVSALVYEARQSDDAVAPKLPSGPAKTAMGEMVRIWGRLDALEEDFKINQAEGVGQREPDLGFAWAVYMWASGRTLDEVLREAEMPAGDFVRWCKQVIDVLGQVAAAAPREGSSVGRSARKAVDEVLRGVVAYSSVG encoded by the coding sequence ATGACAGAGGACCTCTCACCAGCTGAGCGATACCAGGCTTCCCGGATCCGAGCCGCCGAGCAGGCGACCGCGTTCGGGCCGTTCCGCGAGATGTACGAGTTCGATCTGGACCCCTATCAGATCGAGGCCTGCGGGGCGCTGGAGGCCGGCAAGGGGGTGCTCGTCGCGGCCCCGACCGGCTCGGGCAAGACGATCGTCGGCGAATTCGCCGTGCACCTCGCCCTCGAACAGGGCCGCAAGTGCTTCTACACCACGCCGATCAAGGCCCTTTCCAACCAGAAGTTCGCCGATCTGGTCAAGCGCTACGGCGCGGACAAGGTGGGCCTGCTCACCGGCGACAACAGTGTCAACGCCGATGCCCCGGTGGTCGTCATGACCACCGAGGTGCTGCGGAACATGCTGTACGCGGGCTCCCAGGCACTGGTCGGCCTCGGCTATGTGGTGATGGACGAGGTGCACTACCTCTCCGACCGCTTCCGGGGCGCGGTGTGGGAGGAAGTGATCATCCACCTGCCCGAATCCGTGACGCTGGTGTCACTTTCGGCGACCGTGTCCAACGCCGAGGAGTTCGGCGACTGGCTGGACACCGTCCGCGGCGACACCGCCGTGATCGTCTCCGAGCACCGGCCGGTGCCGCTCTGGCAGCACGTGCTGGCCGGCCGCCGGATGTACGACCTCTTCGAGGAGGAGAGCGACCACGGCGGCCGCGGCGTCGGACGCCGTGAGGTCAACCCCGACCTGGTCCGGCTCGCCCGCATGGAGAACCAGCGCGGATACAACCCGCGCGAGCGCCGGCGCGGCAAGATGGTGCGCGAGGCGGACCGCGAGCGCGAGCGGCGCCAGCGGAGCAGGATCTGGACGCCGTCGAGGCCCGAGGTCATCGACCGGCTGGACGCCGAGGGGCTGCTGCCCGCCATCACGTTCATCTTCAGCAGGGCCGGCTGCGAGGCCTCCGTGCAGCAGTGCCTGCACGCCGGACTCCGGCTCAACGACGAGGACAAGCGCCGGCTGGTACGGGAGATCGTCGAGGCGCGCACGGCGTCCATCCCCACCGAGGACCTCCATGTCCTCGGTTACTACGAGTGGCTCGAAGGCCTGGAGCGGGGCATCGCCGCGCACCACGCCGGGATGCTGCCGACCTTCAAGGAGGTCGTCGAGGAGCTCTTCGTGCGCGGGCTCGTGAAGGCGGTCTTCGCGACGGAGACGCTGGCTCTCGGCATCAACATGCCCGCCCGCTCCGTGGTCCTGGAGAAGCTCGTCAAGTGGAACGGCGAGCAGCACGCGGACATCACCCCCGGCGAGTACACCCAGCTGACCGGCCGGGCCGGGCGGCGCGGGATCGACGTCGAGGGTCACGCGGTGGTGCTCTGGCAGCGCGGCATGGACCCGGGCGCACTGGCCGGACTCGCGGGTACGCGTACGTATCCGCTGCGCTCCAGCTTCCGGCCCTCCTACAACATGGCCGTGAACCTGGTGCAGCAGTTCGGACGGCACCGTTCGCGGGAGTTGCTGGAGACCTCGTTCGCCCAGTTCCAGGCGGACCGGTCGGTGGTCGGGATCTCCCGCCAGGTCCAGAAGAACGAGGAGGGCCTGGAGGGCTACCGGGAGGGCATGACCTGCCACCTCGGTGACTTCGAGGAGTACGCGCGGCTGCGCCGCGACCTCAAGGACCGGGAGACGGAGCTCGCCAAGCACGGCGCATCGCAGCGGCGGGCCGCGGCGGCGGCGTCCCTGGAGAAGCTCAAGCCCGGCGATGTCATCCATGTGCCGACCGGAAAGTTCGCCGGACTGGCGCTCGTCCTGGACCCCGGGCTGCCCGCCGGGCGGACCAACGGACACGGGCACCGCGGGCTCGAATACCACGACGGGCCGCGGCCGTTGGTGCTGACGGCCGAACGGCAGGTCAAGCGGCTGGCCTCGATCGACTTCCCGGTGCCGGTGGAGGCGCTGGAGCGGATGCGCGTCCCGAAGTCGTTCAACCCCCGTTCGCCGCAGTCGCGCCGCGATCTGGCGTCCGCGCTGCGCACCAAGGCCGGGCACATCGTGCCCGACCGGCATCGCAAGGAGCGGTCCGTCGCCGCCGACGACCGCGAGATCGCCCGCTACCGGGCCGAGTTGCGCGCCCACCCCTGCCACGGGTGCGACGAGCGCGAGGACCACGCGCGGTGGGCCGAGCGGTACCACAGGCTCCAGCGGGACACCCAGCAGCTGGAGCGCCGCATCGAGGGGCGCACCAACACGATCGCCCGGACCTTCGACCGGATCGTGGCCCTGCTGACCGAGCTCGACTACCTGCGGGGCAGCGAGGTCACCGAGCACGGGCGGCGGCTGGCCCGGCTGTACGGCGAGCTGGACCTGCTGGCGAGCGAGTGCCTGCGGGCGGGTGTGTGGGAGGGGCTGAACCCCGCCGAACTCGCCGCGTGCGTCTCGGCGCTGGTGTACGAGGCGCGGCAGTCCGATGACGCGGTGGCGCCCAAGCTGCCGTCAGGGCCGGCCAAGACCGCGATGGGCGAGATGGTCCGGATCTGGGGGCGGCTCGATGCCCTGGAGGAGGACTTCAAGATCAACCAGGCTGAGGGGGTCGGACAGCGCGAACCCGATCTCGGCTTCGCCTGGGCGGTGTACATGTGGGCGTCCGGCCGGACGCTGGACGAGGTGCTGCGCGAGGCGGAGATGCCGGCGGGGGACTTCGTGCGGTGGTGCAAGCAGGTGATCGATGTGCTGGGGCAGGTGGCGGCCGCGGCGCCGCGTGAGGGCAGTTCGGTGGGGCGGAGCGCCCGAAAGGCGGTTGATGAGGTGCTGCGGGGAGTGGTGGCTTACAGCTCTGTGGGGTGA
- a CDS encoding SPW repeat protein: MSNLSHAGHDLAGHPDASEMRDRYARVMGGRDVALVDAPVFLVGLYCALSPWVLHFTTSQTTLVNHNLIMGIAIAVLGLGFTVMPQRMYGLSWAMCVMGAWMIVSPWVVGSSPDMGVVLNNVIIGGLTVLLGLVCAGASLKSSRDRS; the protein is encoded by the coding sequence ATGTCAAACCTCTCGCACGCCGGCCACGATCTGGCCGGACACCCCGACGCCTCCGAAATGCGCGATCGTTACGCCCGGGTGATGGGTGGCCGCGATGTGGCGCTCGTGGACGCACCGGTGTTCCTGGTCGGCCTGTACTGCGCACTCTCGCCCTGGGTGCTGCACTTCACGACGAGCCAGACCACCCTGGTGAACCACAACCTGATCATGGGTATCGCGATCGCCGTGCTGGGTCTCGGGTTCACCGTGATGCCGCAACGGATGTACGGCCTGAGCTGGGCCATGTGCGTCATGGGCGCCTGGATGATCGTCTCGCCCTGGGTGGTGGGCAGCAGCCCGGACATGGGCGTCGTACTCAACAACGTCATCATCGGCGGCCTGACGGTCCTCCTGGGGCTGGTCTGCGCAGGAGCGTCGTTGAAGAGCAGCCGGGACCGGTCGTAG
- a CDS encoding ADP-ribosylglycohydrolase family protein, with protein MNSLSTRDRVAGAVVGSAVGDALGAPFEFGPAGVYTARFPDGAGTMCGGGGWDPGEATDDTQMAVLVAESLLERGGLDPPDLFDRFRRWAAGEPKDIGLQTEDVLTSGDPWDTAAALHFQTNGRAAGNGSLMRAATSAVYFARPGRKADAARTVTMDAARRIAALTHGDRAAWEGTAVLHELIRTALDGTDPLTAVPDALAAVHPDHRERWATALAPDWRPEAATEFNGAVWPCLGTALWALRTRRSYESALAAAIDVGGDTDTVAAVTGALAGAVYGFGAIPPRWTGPLHVPLPGYGDRVLRTPDLVALAERLDSPGPM; from the coding sequence ATGAACTCCCTGAGCACGCGGGACCGGGTGGCGGGCGCCGTGGTCGGTTCGGCGGTCGGTGACGCGCTGGGGGCGCCGTTCGAGTTCGGCCCGGCGGGCGTGTACACGGCCCGCTTCCCGGACGGCGCCGGGACGATGTGCGGCGGCGGTGGCTGGGACCCGGGCGAGGCCACGGACGACACGCAGATGGCCGTTCTGGTCGCGGAGTCCCTGCTGGAGCGCGGCGGCCTCGATCCGCCCGACCTGTTCGACAGGTTCCGCCGGTGGGCGGCGGGCGAGCCGAAGGACATCGGCCTCCAGACGGAGGACGTACTGACCAGCGGTGACCCGTGGGACACCGCGGCGGCGCTGCACTTCCAGACCAACGGACGGGCGGCGGGCAACGGTTCACTGATGCGCGCCGCCACCTCCGCCGTGTACTTCGCCCGGCCCGGCCGGAAGGCTGACGCCGCGCGGACGGTGACCATGGACGCGGCGCGCCGGATCGCCGCCCTGACGCACGGCGACCGCGCGGCGTGGGAGGGCACCGCCGTGCTGCACGAACTGATCCGGACGGCCCTGGACGGCACCGATCCGCTCACCGCGGTCCCGGACGCTCTGGCCGCCGTGCACCCGGACCACCGCGAACGCTGGGCCACCGCCCTCGCGCCGGACTGGCGCCCTGAGGCGGCGACGGAGTTCAACGGCGCCGTGTGGCCCTGCCTGGGCACCGCGCTGTGGGCGCTGCGCACGAGGCGTTCGTACGAGAGCGCCCTCGCGGCGGCGATCGACGTGGGCGGGGACACCGACACCGTGGCGGCCGTGACCGGGGCGCTGGCGGGCGCGGTGTACGGGTTCGGCGCGATCCCTCCGCGGTGGACCGGACCGCTGCACGTCCCGCTGCCGGGGTACGGCGACCGGGTGCTGCGCACACCGGATCTGGTGGCCCTGGCCGAGCGGCTGGACAGCCCCGGACCGATGTGA
- a CDS encoding fasciclin domain-containing protein, which produces MNALYARRAAVAMSAAVVLPLTLAACSSDSKDSASGSTATSDKASASASAGDSMSMDKPFGPGCASVPKSGSGSFDGMSKDPVATAASNNPALSTLVTAVKKAGLVDTLNNAQNITVFAPTNDAFAKVPKADLDKLLADKAELTKVLTYHVVGKELTPKQLEKGSFETLEKGKLTTSGSDMSYTVNDSSKVVCGNVPTANATVYIVDTVLMPPK; this is translated from the coding sequence ATGAACGCCCTCTACGCCCGCCGCGCCGCCGTCGCCATGTCCGCGGCAGTGGTACTCCCGCTCACCCTCGCGGCCTGCTCCAGCGATTCCAAGGACAGTGCGTCCGGCTCCACCGCCACCTCTGACAAGGCATCGGCCTCCGCTTCCGCCGGCGACTCGATGAGCATGGACAAGCCCTTCGGCCCGGGCTGTGCGTCGGTACCGAAGAGCGGTTCGGGCTCCTTCGACGGCATGTCGAAGGACCCGGTCGCCACGGCCGCCTCGAACAACCCCGCGCTCTCCACCCTCGTCACCGCGGTGAAGAAGGCCGGACTGGTCGACACCCTGAACAACGCACAGAACATCACGGTGTTCGCCCCGACCAACGACGCCTTCGCCAAGGTCCCGAAGGCCGACCTGGACAAGCTGCTGGCCGACAAGGCCGAACTGACCAAGGTGCTCACCTACCACGTGGTGGGCAAGGAACTGACGCCGAAGCAGCTGGAGAAGGGCTCCTTCGAGACACTGGAGAAGGGCAAGCTGACGACGTCCGGTTCGGACATGTCGTACACCGTGAACGACTCCTCGAAGGTCGTCTGCGGCAATGTGCCGACCGCCAACGCGACGGTCTACATCGTCGACACGGTCCTGATGCCCCCGAAGTAG